The following proteins are encoded in a genomic region of Betaproteobacteria bacterium:
- a CDS encoding sigma 54-interacting transcriptional regulator: MTSQRILIVDDEADIRSLLREVLSDEGYEIELAADAAQAYASCARRNPDLVLLDIWMPDTDGITLLREWSRGPTMADCPVVMMSGHGTVETAVEAIRLGAFDFVEKPLSLAKLLRTVERALDAGRQKRQRAHALLPPSVASVGRSRAMQLIRQQVQQIAPHDVPILLLGESGTGREAFARYIHSLSPRSAQPFVAVVAGSLAEETAAALLHGRETAAGVEPGQYDQADGGTLFIKGLEDLLPAAQRLLLADIENGHYTRLGAAQSRPLNVRFLSSAQPGFEARGVPEPFRRDLLSQLNVVTLRVPPLRDYVEDVPDLLRYYVDRLADDTGLQFRRFSVAAQNRLRNYPWPGNIHELKNLVQRLLILKGGEEIGLDEIERELSSQLPVDEPRVKPDVLALPLREAREQFERAYMQQQLLICNGRVEQLAKRVGLERTHAYRKFHSLGLALPLREAREQFERAYLQQQLLICNGRVEQLAKRVGLERTHLYRKLHSLGVDFRNITHD; this comes from the coding sequence ATGACCTCACAGCGCATTCTGATCGTCGACGACGAGGCCGACATCCGCAGTCTCCTGCGCGAGGTCCTCTCCGACGAAGGCTACGAGATCGAGCTCGCAGCCGACGCGGCGCAGGCGTACGCCTCGTGCGCGCGGCGGAACCCCGATCTGGTGCTGCTGGACATCTGGATGCCGGATACCGATGGCATCACGCTGCTGCGTGAGTGGTCGCGTGGCCCGACCATGGCGGATTGTCCTGTCGTGATGATGTCCGGCCATGGCACCGTGGAGACCGCGGTGGAGGCGATCCGCCTCGGCGCGTTCGACTTCGTGGAAAAACCGCTGTCGCTCGCCAAGCTTCTGCGCACCGTGGAGCGGGCACTGGATGCCGGCCGTCAGAAGCGCCAGAGAGCACACGCGCTGTTGCCGCCGTCGGTCGCGTCGGTGGGGCGCAGCCGCGCGATGCAGTTGATCCGCCAGCAAGTGCAGCAGATCGCACCGCACGACGTGCCGATTCTGCTGTTGGGCGAATCGGGCACGGGCCGCGAGGCGTTCGCCCGCTACATTCACTCTCTCAGCCCGCGTAGTGCGCAGCCGTTCGTCGCAGTTGTCGCGGGCAGCCTTGCGGAAGAGACTGCCGCCGCGCTACTGCATGGACGCGAGACGGCCGCGGGTGTCGAGCCCGGGCAATATGACCAGGCCGACGGAGGCACGCTGTTCATCAAGGGCCTGGAGGATCTGTTGCCGGCCGCGCAGCGGCTGCTGCTCGCCGATATCGAGAACGGCCACTATACGCGGCTCGGGGCCGCGCAATCGCGGCCGCTCAACGTACGGTTCCTGAGTTCCGCGCAGCCCGGCTTCGAGGCGCGCGGGGTGCCGGAGCCGTTCCGCCGCGATCTGCTGTCGCAACTGAACGTGGTGACGCTGCGCGTCCCGCCGCTGCGCGATTACGTTGAGGATGTGCCGGATCTGCTGCGCTACTACGTCGATCGGCTGGCGGATGACACCGGGCTGCAGTTCCGGCGCTTCAGCGTGGCCGCGCAGAACCGGCTGCGCAACTATCCCTGGCCCGGCAACATCCACGAGCTCAAGAACCTCGTGCAGCGGCTGCTGATTCTGAAGGGCGGAGAAGAAATCGGTCTCGATGAAATCGAACGTGAGCTGTCCAGCCAGCTTCCGGTCGACGAACCGCGGGTGAAGCCGGACGTGCTGGCGCTGCCGTTGCGCGAGGCTCGCGAGCAGTTCGAACGCGCGTACATGCAGCAGCAGTTGCTGATCTGCAACGGCAGGGTCGAGCAGCTTGCCAAGCGCGTCGGCCTGGAAAGAACGCATGCGTATCGCAAGTTCCACTCACTCGGACTGGCGTTGCCGTTGCGCGAGGCTCGCGAGCAGTTCGAACGCGCGTACCTGCAGCAGCAACTGCTGATCTGCAACGGCAGGGTCGAGCAGCTTGCCAAGCGCGTCGGCTTGGAGAGAACGCACTTGTACCGCAAGCTCCACTCGCTCGGGGTTGATTTCCGGAACATAACACACGACTGA
- a CDS encoding porin: MKRGLIALAVAGAFAAPAAMAEVTLSGAINMGIQLGKSSSDTAGNPGLTTNQLHPSYSHMDLESVDDIGGGNKVVMHYQMDISGTSSANPGRAGGAIGNRNSFLGLTGQWGAFKVGTNENVYEKWMYTADPLDGAVGPGGNLNLLGTPGAATVFEVGQAGCGPTATTGCVGFYRRAEQEIWYESPNWSGFSFEVDYTLSAFKTQTTDPKIVSIGGKFQPDGMPFYVDLAYEKHDDMFGANKIVGFAGGTSSSDNAVQIGGGYTIGDLGLHLRYEQLKYKTDGSASAVNEYKRTAYWLAAKYNLPSGYVGGEIGVAQKGKTNVGTATNTGAKMLGVGYFHNLSKQSQLQFIFARTNNEDAATYVQIGAPLAGAGTTNQVFDVRLKHVY, encoded by the coding sequence ATGAAGAGGGGACTCATCGCGTTAGCGGTAGCTGGCGCCTTCGCCGCACCGGCCGCAATGGCGGAAGTCACGCTGAGCGGCGCCATCAACATGGGTATCCAACTTGGAAAGTCGAGCAGCGATACCGCAGGTAACCCCGGACTGACCACTAACCAGTTGCATCCGAGCTATTCGCACATGGATCTCGAATCTGTGGACGATATAGGGGGTGGCAACAAGGTGGTCATGCATTATCAAATGGATATTTCCGGCACATCGTCCGCGAATCCAGGACGCGCGGGCGGCGCCATTGGGAACCGTAACTCCTTTTTAGGACTCACCGGCCAATGGGGTGCGTTCAAGGTCGGGACGAACGAGAACGTGTACGAGAAATGGATGTATACGGCTGATCCGCTTGATGGCGCGGTAGGACCCGGCGGGAACCTTAATCTCCTGGGTACGCCCGGCGCAGCCACAGTGTTTGAAGTTGGTCAGGCCGGCTGCGGTCCTACAGCCACAACCGGCTGCGTCGGCTTCTATCGTCGTGCGGAGCAGGAGATTTGGTACGAGAGCCCGAACTGGAGTGGTTTCTCGTTCGAAGTCGATTACACGCTGAGCGCATTCAAGACCCAGACCACCGATCCGAAGATTGTGTCCATCGGCGGCAAATTCCAACCGGACGGCATGCCGTTCTATGTGGATCTGGCCTACGAAAAGCATGACGACATGTTCGGCGCTAACAAAATCGTGGGCTTTGCCGGCGGGACAAGTTCTAGCGACAATGCCGTGCAGATAGGTGGCGGCTACACGATTGGCGACCTTGGCCTGCACTTGCGTTACGAGCAACTGAAGTACAAGACAGACGGTTCCGCAAGCGCCGTCAACGAGTACAAACGCACTGCGTACTGGCTCGCGGCTAAGTACAATTTGCCTTCCGGCTACGTTGGCGGCGAGATCGGCGTTGCCCAGAAAGGTAAGACCAATGTCGGCACGGCTACCAACACCGGTGCGAAGATGTTAGGCGTCGGCTACTTCCACAATCTGTCAAAGCAGTCGCAACTGCAATTTATTTTCGCTCGTACCAACAACGAGGATGCCGCCACTTACGTTCAGATCGGGGCACCGCTTGCGGGGGCGGGAACTACCAACCAAGTATTCGATGTCCGCCTCAAACACGTCTACTGA
- a CDS encoding heavy metal response regulator transcription factor, producing the protein MRLLVVEDEIKTREYLRKGLTEEGFIVDTAATGVDGLHLATTGDYELVILDIMLPGVSGWQVLAALRRQKQTPVLFLTARDEVADRVRGLELGADDYLVKPFAFAELVARMRTVMRRGAGREPDVLQMADLELNLRRCRARRGQKRIDLTKKEFALLALLMQRHGDVLSRAYIASQVWDINFHTDTNVVDVAIRRLRAKVDDPYERKLIHTLRGMGYVLEEQERHG; encoded by the coding sequence ATGCGGTTGCTGGTGGTTGAGGATGAGATCAAGACCCGTGAGTACCTGCGCAAGGGCCTCACGGAAGAGGGGTTCATCGTGGATACCGCGGCAACCGGGGTCGACGGACTGCACCTCGCGACCACCGGCGACTACGAGCTAGTGATCCTGGACATCATGCTGCCTGGCGTCAGCGGCTGGCAGGTCCTGGCGGCGCTGCGGCGGCAAAAGCAGACGCCGGTGCTGTTCCTGACCGCACGCGACGAGGTGGCCGACCGCGTGCGCGGCCTGGAGCTCGGCGCCGACGACTACCTGGTCAAGCCTTTCGCCTTCGCCGAGTTGGTGGCGCGCATGCGCACGGTGATGCGCCGCGGTGCCGGGCGCGAACCCGACGTGCTCCAGATGGCGGACCTGGAGCTGAACCTGCGTCGGTGCCGTGCGCGCAGAGGCCAGAAGAGGATAGATCTGACCAAGAAGGAGTTCGCCCTTCTCGCGCTGCTGATGCAGCGCCACGGCGATGTCCTGTCCCGGGCTTACATCGCCTCCCAGGTCTGGGACATCAACTTCCACACCGACACCAACGTCGTCGACGTTGCCATTCGCCGATTGCGCGCCAAGGTCGACGACCCCTACGAGCGCAAGCTCATCCATACGCTGCGGGGCATGGGCTACGTCCTGGAGGAGCAGGAAAGACATGGCTAG
- a CDS encoding heavy metal sensor histidine kinase produces the protein MASAGAPVSLTARLTVGFVTVLVTAHVGICLYLDYTFQEEFSTEDRRELAGNAAFVRQILAEQRSFEELRANPQRLLDAKTLHQRLSFVFSDSRGHTIESSYEARSLADSVWARARTSERAGEPMGTLTHEGRIWRALVASGALGDAEHTPIAIMLALDVTERENFARRYRSRLVVAAVVAAVIAGLVGFPLVRGALVPLDAMARRAGEISASRLDERLPVDGVPRELQELSMAFNHALERLQDSFRRLSQFSSELAHELRTPIGNLMGEAQVALRRVRTAPEYQAVLASAVEECEWFGRMIDAMLFLARADNAQTALHRKLLDGRQEVLHVAEYYEGLLAEHGLELCIEGNAAIWADPELLRQALSNLVINAIGHTHRGEAIMVSFALAPDASVLVEVSNPGSGIPANVLSRVFDRFFRMDEARGGSERGSGLGLAIVRSIMQLHGGSASVRSTPEGPTVFTLCFPSEAGVQAAAMGVSVGSLPQRRELGASPS, from the coding sequence ATGGCTAGCGCCGGAGCACCGGTCTCGCTGACGGCGAGGCTTACCGTCGGATTCGTCACCGTGCTGGTGACCGCGCACGTCGGCATCTGCCTCTATCTCGACTACACCTTCCAGGAGGAGTTCTCGACCGAGGATCGGCGCGAGTTGGCGGGCAATGCGGCCTTTGTACGGCAGATCCTGGCGGAGCAACGTTCCTTCGAGGAGCTGCGCGCCAACCCCCAGCGCCTGCTCGATGCCAAGACGCTGCATCAGCGGCTGAGTTTCGTGTTTAGCGACTCGCGGGGCCACACCATCGAGTCCTCCTACGAGGCTCGCTCGCTGGCCGACAGCGTTTGGGCGCGCGCGCGCACCTCTGAACGCGCGGGCGAACCGATGGGCACGCTTACGCACGAGGGTCGCATATGGCGGGCGCTGGTCGCGTCGGGTGCTCTTGGGGACGCCGAACACACGCCCATCGCCATCATGCTCGCGCTGGACGTGACCGAGCGCGAGAACTTCGCCCGGCGCTATCGTTCGAGGCTGGTGGTGGCGGCTGTCGTAGCGGCCGTCATCGCGGGCCTGGTGGGTTTCCCGCTCGTGCGGGGCGCGCTCGTCCCACTCGACGCAATGGCGCGTCGGGCGGGCGAGATCTCGGCGAGCCGGCTGGACGAGAGGCTACCTGTGGACGGCGTGCCGCGCGAGCTGCAGGAACTATCTATGGCCTTCAACCACGCCCTCGAGCGCTTGCAGGATTCCTTCCGGCGGTTGTCCCAGTTCTCTTCGGAGCTGGCACACGAGCTGCGCACGCCCATCGGCAATCTCATGGGCGAGGCCCAGGTGGCGCTGCGCCGCGTGCGCACCGCGCCGGAGTATCAGGCCGTGCTGGCCTCCGCGGTAGAGGAGTGCGAGTGGTTCGGCCGCATGATCGACGCCATGCTGTTCCTCGCGCGCGCGGACAACGCGCAGACTGCCCTGCACCGCAAGCTCCTCGACGGCAGACAGGAAGTCTTGCACGTGGCCGAGTACTACGAGGGGCTGCTGGCCGAGCACGGGCTGGAGCTGTGTATTGAAGGCAACGCGGCGATCTGGGCCGACCCCGAGCTGCTGCGGCAAGCACTGTCCAACCTCGTGATCAACGCCATCGGCCACACGCATAGGGGCGAAGCCATCATGGTGTCCTTTGCCCTCGCGCCCGATGCGAGCGTCCTCGTCGAGGTCTCCAACCCCGGCTCGGGGATTCCCGCCAACGTCCTGTCACGAGTGTTCGATCGCTTCTTCCGGATGGACGAAGCGCGGGGCGGGTCGGAGCGCGGCTCGGGGCTGGGGCTAGCGATCGTGCGCTCCATCATGCAGTTGCACGGTGGGTCCGCGAGTGTGCGCAGCACGCCCGAAGGGCCGACCGTATTCACCCTGTGCTTTCCGAGCGAAGCTGGCGTTCAAGCAGCAGCCATGGGTGTCAGCGTCGGCTCCTTGCCGCAACGCCGGGAGCTGGGCGCGTCGCCAAGTTGA
- a CDS encoding thioredoxin family protein — protein MAATRKIEVFSAGCSVCEDTIALINRLVCPSCEVEILDMRNAAVAKKAKAHGVGRVPAVVVDGRLADCCVGRGPNEASLRAAGIGTP, from the coding sequence ATGGCCGCTACTCGAAAGATCGAAGTGTTCAGTGCCGGTTGTTCGGTCTGCGAGGACACAATTGCACTGATCAACCGCTTGGTATGTCCATCGTGCGAAGTAGAAATCCTCGACATGCGCAATGCAGCTGTTGCAAAGAAGGCGAAGGCCCATGGCGTAGGTAGGGTTCCCGCCGTCGTTGTCGACGGCCGACTTGCCGATTGCTGCGTGGGGCGCGGGCCGAACGAGGCAAGCCTCAGGGCGGCGGGGATCGGGACACCTTAA
- a CDS encoding MerC domain-containing protein — MKVELVYDADCPNVAVTRSLLIEAFTKTGTSARWREWERNTSGTPTHVKKYGSPTILVDGRDVVEMIPGAGEASCRVYRAQDGSLSRTPTLETISAVLLHAAGHPANEQGRLRTLVASLPAIGAALMPKLTCPLCWPAYSALLSAIGLGFVDYTPYLLPATLAFLVVAVGSLAIGVRRTGRLLPLVLGITSSALVLFGRFVFDSDWTTNVGVALLVGAIFLAARRRPVHPTSCPACAGAESEPKTQAQ, encoded by the coding sequence ATGAAAGTCGAACTGGTATACGACGCGGATTGTCCCAACGTGGCAGTCACACGCTCATTATTGATCGAAGCGTTCACCAAGACTGGGACTTCGGCACGCTGGCGGGAGTGGGAACGCAATACTTCAGGCACGCCGACACATGTAAAGAAGTACGGCTCTCCAACGATTCTGGTCGACGGCCGGGATGTTGTGGAGATGATTCCGGGAGCTGGCGAAGCGAGCTGCAGGGTCTATAGGGCTCAGGATGGCAGTTTGAGCCGCACACCGACGCTGGAAACGATCTCCGCGGTGCTGCTTCATGCCGCTGGTCATCCAGCCAATGAACAAGGCCGCTTGCGTACTCTTGTCGCGTCACTGCCCGCGATCGGGGCCGCGCTTATGCCGAAACTTACGTGTCCCCTTTGCTGGCCGGCTTATTCCGCCCTCCTCAGTGCGATCGGTTTGGGATTCGTCGACTACACACCCTACCTTTTGCCGGCGACCTTGGCATTTCTAGTCGTCGCCGTAGGCTCGCTCGCGATCGGAGTCCGTAGAACTGGCCGGCTGCTACCACTCGTCCTCGGCATCACTTCGTCAGCATTGGTTTTATTTGGCAGATTCGTTTTCGATTCCGACTGGACGACCAATGTCGGCGTCGCATTGCTCGTCGGAGCAATTTTCCTGGCTGCTCGAAGACGACCCGTTCACCCCACTTCCTGTCCTGCCTGCGCAGGGGCAGAGAGCGAGCCTAAAACACAGGCGCAGTAA
- a CDS encoding heavy metal-responsive transcriptional regulator, producing MASTELTIGKLARQGGVNIQTIRYYERLGLIPKPNRSSSGYRLYDEETVRRLGFVRKAQLLGFSLHEIDELLSLRMRPGITCADIRMRARQKIATVVEKIAELTRIRGALAKLATACRGEGPTSECPILEAFDAHRS from the coding sequence ATGGCCAGCACAGAATTGACGATCGGAAAGCTCGCTCGACAGGGCGGAGTCAACATCCAGACTATTCGCTATTACGAGCGCCTAGGACTGATCCCGAAGCCTAACCGTTCTTCATCGGGCTACCGCCTTTACGACGAAGAGACCGTCAGGCGATTAGGCTTTGTCCGTAAGGCTCAGTTGCTTGGCTTTTCCCTGCACGAAATCGACGAGTTGCTGTCGCTCCGAATGCGGCCCGGGATTACTTGTGCCGACATACGGATGAGGGCTCGCCAGAAAATCGCGACTGTGGTAGAAAAAATCGCCGAGCTCACACGGATACGCGGCGCACTAGCAAAGCTTGCCACGGCGTGCCGGGGTGAAGGCCCAACCAGTGAGTGCCCCATCCTGGAAGCCTTTGACGCTCACCGGAGTTGA
- a CDS encoding cytochrome c family protein, with protein MKNTANPLLHFLFFVLSMLFGGITFAAGDPTHGIAVFRACIACHSVEPDEHMTGPSLAHLWGRKAGTAGGFTRYSDALKHANVVWDERTLDQWLRDPAKFIPHNDMTFPGIESSKDRRDVIAYLKAVSQGHAPAPSKNEGGMGMMIGRNKLDLKNTDPKMQVVSLEYCGDTYIVKTATEQTYKFWEFNLRLQTDSSKYGPLKGKPIIVGTGMMGDRAAVIFTAPREISSFIKESCH; from the coding sequence ATGAAGAACACTGCCAATCCGCTTTTGCATTTCCTATTCTTTGTGCTCTCAATGCTGTTTGGTGGCATCACCTTTGCTGCCGGCGATCCAACTCATGGCATTGCCGTTTTCCGGGCATGCATTGCGTGTCATTCCGTCGAACCCGACGAGCACATGACAGGCCCGAGCCTCGCGCACCTCTGGGGCCGTAAGGCCGGGACTGCGGGAGGGTTTACCCGGTATTCGGATGCATTGAAGCATGCGAACGTAGTGTGGGATGAGCGCACCCTGGACCAATGGCTGCGCGATCCGGCGAAATTTATTCCCCACAACGACATGACGTTCCCCGGTATCGAAAGCAGCAAGGATCGCCGGGACGTCATCGCGTACCTGAAAGCGGTCTCCCAAGGTCATGCGCCCGCGCCATCCAAAAATGAAGGCGGCATGGGGATGATGATAGGTCGCAACAAACTGGATCTGAAAAACACCGACCCGAAGATGCAGGTCGTCTCTCTCGAATACTGCGGCGATACCTATATCGTCAAAACGGCAACGGAACAAACGTACAAATTCTGGGAGTTCAACCTCCGCTTACAAACGGACTCGAGCAAGTACGGCCCCCTCAAGGGAAAGCCGATCATCGTGGGGACCGGCATGATGGGTGACCGTGCAGCGGTCATATTTACTGCACCGCGCGAGATTAGTTCGTTCATCAAGGAATCGTGCCACTGA